In a genomic window of Sporosarcina trichiuri:
- a CDS encoding DUF5412 family protein, whose amino-acid sequence MGKWMKCHPVMTVVIGYFTVLTVLAGFAFYWLFIDMQHLPTEERLLSSRSPDGEYTLTVYRNNGGATVPYTLSGEVTAARTGKQTIIYWADGVEAEVEWSGETNVRINGVELDVRSEKYDYRRHRQEGTDPH is encoded by the coding sequence ATGGGCAAGTGGATGAAATGCCATCCTGTCATGACAGTTGTGATCGGTTATTTTACAGTTCTCACGGTCCTTGCGGGATTTGCTTTTTATTGGTTATTCATTGACATGCAGCATCTGCCGACCGAAGAGAGATTGCTCTCGAGCCGGTCGCCCGATGGAGAATACACACTGACAGTCTACCGGAACAACGGAGGCGCGACCGTCCCGTATACCTTGTCCGGAGAAGTGACGGCAGCTCGTACGGGCAAGCAGACAATCATTTACTGGGCTGACGGAGTAGAAGCCGAGGTGGAGTGGTCAGGAGAGACGAACGTGCGGATCAATGGCGTCGAGCTGGACGTCCGGAGTGAAAAATATGATTACCGTCGGCATAGACAGGAGGGAACTGACCCGCATTGA